In Candidatus Desulfofervidus auxilii, one genomic interval encodes:
- a CDS encoding lipoate--protein ligase family protein, with amino-acid sequence MKPWRFIYSGLCDPYTNMAIDEAILLNYSSGRVLPTLRIYGWNPPAFSIGYSQKAEEVLDLERCKKEGVLFVRRITGGGIIFHHLEVTYSLTCFKQEINAFGSVKDGFKIICSFLLNTYKKLGLIPHFAIDIKPPALGKSPFCFSSYEDYDIMVGGKKIGGNAQKRKRDLIFQHGSIPLELKTDIFMPYLRNKIDGLEEKVCSLTEALGREITFEELADTIKKSFKETFSIDLIEQGLIPEEEKLALKLKKEKYATDDWNLKR; translated from the coding sequence ATGAAACCATGGCGATTTATTTATTCGGGCCTTTGCGACCCATATACCAATATGGCTATAGATGAAGCAATATTATTGAATTATAGTTCAGGGAGAGTATTACCTACCTTGAGGATATATGGCTGGAATCCACCTGCTTTTTCCATAGGTTATTCCCAGAAAGCCGAAGAGGTGTTGGACTTAGAAAGATGTAAAAAAGAGGGAGTTCTATTTGTAAGGAGAATCACTGGAGGGGGAATCATTTTTCATCATTTAGAAGTAACTTACAGTTTGACTTGTTTTAAGCAAGAGATTAATGCCTTTGGTTCAGTTAAAGATGGATTTAAAATTATATGTTCTTTTCTCCTAAATACCTATAAAAAATTAGGACTTATCCCACATTTTGCGATTGATATTAAACCGCCTGCTTTAGGAAAATCTCCGTTCTGTTTTAGTTCTTATGAGGACTATGATATTATGGTAGGGGGTAAAAAGATAGGCGGTAACGCTCAGAAGAGAAAGAGAGATTTAATCTTTCAACATGGTTCTATTCCTTTAGAACTAAAAACAGACATTTTTATGCCCTATTTACGGAACAAAATAGATGGATTGGAAGAAAAAGTTTGTTCTTTAACAGAGGCCTTGGGCAGAGAAATAACGTTTGAGGAGCTTGCAGATACTATTAAAAAATCTTTTAAAGAAACTTTTTCTATAGATTTAATAGAACAAGGGCTTATTCCTGAAGAGGAAAAATTGGCCCTTAAATTAAAAAAAGAAAAGTACGCTACTGATGATTGGAACCTTAAGAGGTGA
- the coaD gene encoding pantetheine-phosphate adenylyltransferase: METTAVYPGSFDPITNGHLSLVKRGLLIFDKIIVAIAENPDKKPVFTANERLEMTKQAILETISEADRVEVDIFKGLLVNYVQKKGANIILRGLRAVSDFDYELQLALMNRRLNRNIQSVFLMTDFKWLFLSSTIVKEAARLGGNVEGLVPDIVYHKLQEKFRKTI; the protein is encoded by the coding sequence ATGGAAACCACAGCCGTTTATCCTGGTTCTTTTGACCCTATTACTAATGGGCATTTGAGTTTAGTGAAGAGAGGGTTATTGATTTTTGATAAAATCATTGTGGCTATTGCTGAAAACCCGGATAAAAAACCTGTTTTTACGGCAAATGAGCGATTAGAAATGACCAAGCAGGCAATTTTAGAAACTATTTCAGAAGCAGATAGGGTAGAAGTAGATATCTTTAAAGGTTTGCTGGTGAATTATGTCCAGAAAAAAGGAGCTAATATTATCTTAAGAGGTCTTAGGGCTGTATCTGATTTTGACTACGAATTGCAGTTAGCCTTAATGAATCGGCGTTTAAATCGAAATATCCAATCAGTATTTTTGATGACTGATTTTAAGTGGCTTTTTTTAAGTTCTACCATTGTTAAAGAGGCAGCCAGGCTAGGGGGTAATGTGGAAGGCTTAGTGCCTGATATAGTCTATCACAAGTTACAAGAAAAATTTAGAAAAACCATATAA
- the rsmD gene encoding 16S rRNA (guanine(966)-N(2))-methyltransferase RsmD: MRVITGKYKGRRLSSSTVSFIRPTSNIVKEAIFNIFPDIWSSANVLDLYAGTGSLGIEALSRGAKQVVFVDKSQAAIQIIRRNLSNLGIETQAIFYKRDVLRGLNFLSQTFQIIFMDPPYEKNYVEKTLRLIKFNPQLLSKEGLIIIEHSPKEKFSFMDFSLVTLKQYGQTNITFLKK, translated from the coding sequence ATGCGTGTCATTACAGGTAAATACAAAGGCAGACGTTTATCCTCATCCACCGTTTCTTTTATAAGACCTACGAGTAATATAGTAAAAGAGGCTATTTTTAATATCTTTCCTGATATCTGGTCTTCAGCCAATGTTTTGGATCTATATGCAGGCACGGGCAGTTTAGGCATAGAGGCCTTGAGCCGGGGGGCAAAACAGGTTGTTTTTGTAGATAAAAGCCAGGCTGCCATACAAATCATCAGAAGGAATCTTTCAAACTTAGGCATAGAAACACAGGCAATTTTTTATAAACGTGATGTCCTAAGAGGTCTGAATTTTTTAAGCCAAACTTTTCAGATAATTTTTATGGATCCTCCTTATGAAAAAAACTATGTGGAAAAAACACTTCGCTTAATCAAGTTCAACCCCCAACTTCTTTCTAAAGAAGGACTGATTATTATTGAACATTCTCCTAAAGAAAAATTTTCATTTATGGATTTTTCTTTGGTTACCCTTAAACAATATGGACAAACAAACATTACTTTTTTAAAAAAATAA
- a CDS encoding aspartate-semialdehyde dehydrogenase translates to MKEVNVAVVGATGAVGNEMVKTLEQRAFPVKNLYPFASKRTAGQKINFHGEAIKVEELTEEAVKSKDIKIALFSAGASISKQFAPIFAHHGAVVVDNSSAFRQEPDIPLVVPEVNPHAIAQYKNRGIIANPNCSTIQMVVALKPIHDVARIKRVIVATYQAVSGTGKKAIDELERQVRELFNLQPVTCEVYPYQIAFNCLPHIDVFLENGYTKEEMKMFFETRKIMEDETITVSATCIRVPVFYSHSEAVHMQLEKPISPEEVKSLLAKAPGVKVVDDPSKNLYPLAIEAAGKDEVFVGRIRKDLAFENGIAMWVVSDNIRKGAALNAVQIAEVLLEKYL, encoded by the coding sequence ATGAAAGAAGTAAATGTGGCTGTAGTAGGAGCAACAGGTGCTGTGGGTAATGAAATGGTTAAAACTTTGGAACAAAGGGCGTTCCCTGTAAAGAATTTATATCCTTTTGCCTCTAAAAGGACAGCAGGTCAAAAGATTAACTTTCATGGAGAAGCAATAAAAGTAGAAGAACTAACCGAAGAAGCAGTAAAATCAAAAGACATAAAAATTGCTTTATTTTCAGCAGGTGCAAGTATAAGTAAGCAATTTGCCCCTATTTTTGCCCACCATGGGGCAGTAGTAGTAGATAATTCTTCTGCCTTTAGGCAGGAACCAGATATTCCTTTAGTGGTGCCTGAAGTCAATCCCCATGCCATTGCTCAATATAAAAACAGGGGAATTATTGCTAATCCTAATTGTTCTACCATCCAGATGGTAGTTGCGTTAAAACCTATTCATGATGTAGCCCGGATAAAGCGGGTAATTGTAGCTACTTATCAAGCCGTCTCTGGCACAGGTAAAAAGGCTATAGATGAACTAGAAAGACAGGTAAGGGAATTATTTAATCTCCAACCTGTTACCTGCGAAGTTTATCCTTATCAGATTGCCTTTAATTGTCTGCCCCATATAGATGTTTTTTTAGAAAATGGATATACCAAAGAAGAAATGAAGATGTTTTTTGAAACCAGAAAGATCATGGAAGATGAAACCATTACTGTCAGTGCTACTTGTATCCGAGTGCCTGTATTCTATAGCCACTCAGAAGCAGTGCACATGCAGCTAGAAAAACCCATTTCTCCAGAGGAAGTAAAGAGTCTTTTGGCTAAGGCCCCGGGAGTAAAAGTAGTAGATGACCCAAGTAAAAATCTTTATCCTCTGGCCATAGAGGCAGCAGGTAAAGATGAGGTATTTGTGGGAAGAATAAGAAAAGACTTGGCTTTTGAAAATGGTATTGCCATGTGGGTGGTATCAGATAATATTAGGAAAGGAGCAGCCCTTAATGCTGTCCAAATTGCGGAAGTTCTTTTGGAGAAATATTTATAA
- a CDS encoding type II toxin-antitoxin system VapC family toxin, whose translation MIFIDTSAFLAIENRRDAYHKQALAYRDTILQSGLGLITTDYVLDESYTIIRLRAGHAVAVQFGEDIRASRIIQIEYMTSELLEEAWRIFKSFADKEFSFTDCTSFALMEYLHIDTAFTFDGHFSQYGKFIVRP comes from the coding sequence ATGATCTTCATAGATACTTCTGCATTCCTGGCCATAGAGAATCGAAGGGATGCTTATCACAAACAGGCTCTGGCATACAGAGATACTATTCTCCAGTCGGGGCTGGGCCTGATTACTACTGATTATGTTCTTGATGAAAGTTACACCATTATTCGCCTTCGGGCAGGTCATGCTGTTGCTGTCCAGTTTGGTGAAGATATCCGGGCAAGTCGCATTATCCAGATAGAATATATGACCTCAGAACTTCTTGAAGAGGCATGGCGTATATTTAAATCATTTGCTGATAAAGAATTTAGTTTTACAGATTGTACCAGTTTTGCCTTAATGGAATACCTTCATATTGATACCGCTTTTACCTTTGATGGTCACTTTAGCCAATATGGCAAATTTATTGTGAGACCATAA
- a CDS encoding transposase, with protein RFKNERQLAIYCGVACIDDESGKHKRTRVVYKANKICKATMIEIAGCTIRYVSESATYYAKKRTEGKEHNHALRCLARQLIKVIFKMLKEDRDYILKEEMEKAA; from the coding sequence AGATTTAAAAACGAGAGGCAACTTGCGATCTATTGTGGTGTAGCCTGTATAGATGATGAGTCTGGTAAACACAAAAGGACAAGAGTTGTATATAAGGCTAATAAGATATGTAAAGCAACTATGATTGAAATTGCGGGCTGCACAATTCGGTATGTTTCAGAATCCGCTACTTACTATGCTAAAAAACGGACTGAAGGGAAAGAGCATAACCATGCCTTGCGCTGCCTTGCTAGACAATTGATAAAAGTTATTTTTAAGATGTTAAAAGAAGATCGAGACTATATCTTAAAGGAGGAAATGGAGAAGGCTGCTTAA
- a CDS encoding IS110 family transposase, producing the protein MKRLSGGIDIGSDNHHIIIMDDEEQILYDQKIAHKFSEFYKAVREFREIEKREGGIISFAIEGKNGYGAPFDRILIESGFTLYNVDNLKLKQFRNVFGAEWRNDKRDAKMLAKMLKLRDYLDAENEKAFIAVEKATKINEKLKILSRHQQTLIDEKIRLQNRLRKRLLEVSPEILEIGDTDSKKMLRLLVRYPDFSRYK; encoded by the coding sequence GTGAAAAGGTTATCTGGAGGAATCGATATTGGCAGTGATAATCATCACATAATTATCATGGATGATGAAGAACAGATTTTGTATGACCAGAAGATAGCACACAAATTCAGTGAATTTTATAAGGCAGTTAGAGAATTTAGAGAGATTGAGAAAAGAGAAGGTGGGATAATATCATTTGCAATTGAAGGAAAGAATGGATACGGAGCACCATTTGATCGGATACTTATAGAGAGCGGATTCACCTTATACAATGTAGATAATTTAAAATTAAAACAATTTCGGAATGTATTTGGGGCAGAATGGCGTAACGATAAAAGGGACGCAAAAATGTTAGCAAAAATGCTGAAATTAAGAGATTATTTAGACGCTGAAAATGAAAAGGCATTCATTGCGGTAGAGAAGGCAACAAAAATCAATGAAAAGTTAAAGATTCTGTCTCGGCATCAACAAACCCTGATAGATGAGAAGATAAGGTTGCAAAACAGGCTTCGAAAAAGGCTATTAGAAGTATCTCCTGAGATATTAGAGATTGGTGATACAGACAGCAAGAAGATGTTGAGGCTTCTGGTAAGGTATCCTGATTTTTCGAGATATAAG
- a CDS encoding 3-isopropylmalate dehydratase small subunit translates to MVITGKAWCFGDNIDTDIIIPARYLNTSDPQELAKHCMEGIRPDFAQSVKDGDIIIAGRNFGCGSSREHAPLAIKAAGIKAIIAKSFARIFYRNAFNIGLPLIEAENVVEATKEGNILKLDLEKGEVTNLTKNLCLPIQPLPGFMKELIEDGGLIPHLAKKGRY, encoded by the coding sequence GTGGTTATCACAGGCAAGGCTTGGTGTTTTGGAGATAATATTGATACAGATATTATTATTCCTGCAAGATATTTAAATACCTCTGACCCTCAGGAATTGGCCAAGCATTGTATGGAAGGCATTAGACCTGATTTCGCTCAGTCTGTGAAAGATGGTGATATCATAATAGCTGGGCGCAATTTTGGCTGTGGTTCTTCTCGTGAACACGCCCCTTTAGCTATCAAAGCCGCTGGTATTAAAGCCATAATTGCCAAGAGTTTTGCCCGTATCTTTTATCGCAATGCCTTTAATATTGGATTGCCCCTGATAGAAGCAGAAAATGTAGTAGAGGCTACAAAAGAAGGCAATATTTTAAAACTGGATTTGGAAAAGGGTGAAGTCACAAATTTAACCAAAAACCTTTGTTTACCTATTCAACCCTTACCAGGTTTCATGAAAGAATTAATAGAAGATGGGGGATTAATTCCACATCTGGCCAAAAAGGGAAGATATTGA
- the leuC gene encoding 3-isopropylmalate dehydratase large subunit: MGMTITEKILAAHAGLDVVKPGQIIKAKVDFALANDITAPLAIKAFKAAGGKKVFDKDRIALILDHFTPNKDIPSAIQCQEVREFAYEQNITHFYDVGQVGIEHVFLPEKGLVLPGDLVIGADSHTCTYGALGAFSTGVGSTDLGAVMLTGEIWLKVPASTRLIYKGNLPKWVMGKDLILHTIGDIGVEGALYKAMEFGGEAISQLSMDSRFTMANMAIEAGAKNGIFIPDEKTENYIRSRAQRKYYIYQNDEDANYVSVKEYNISNLEPQIALPHSPGNVRGISEIGEIKIDQVVIGSCTNGRIEDLQVAASLLRGHKIAKGVRCIVIPATQMVYLEALRQGIIEIFIKAGAAVSTPTCGPCLGGHMGVLAPGEKAISTTNRNFIGRMGHPQSEVYLSNPAVAAASAIAGKIISPEEIE, translated from the coding sequence ATCGGCATGACCATAACTGAAAAAATACTAGCCGCGCATGCAGGATTAGATGTAGTTAAGCCAGGACAAATTATAAAGGCTAAAGTAGATTTTGCTTTGGCTAATGATATTACTGCTCCTCTGGCCATTAAGGCTTTTAAGGCAGCAGGAGGTAAAAAGGTTTTTGATAAAGACAGAATTGCCCTTATCTTAGACCATTTTACCCCCAATAAAGATATCCCCTCTGCTATTCAATGTCAGGAAGTAAGAGAATTTGCTTATGAACAGAACATTACCCATTTTTATGATGTAGGTCAGGTAGGGATTGAGCATGTCTTCTTACCTGAAAAAGGTTTAGTTTTACCAGGGGATTTAGTGATTGGGGCAGATAGCCATACTTGTACTTATGGTGCTTTAGGTGCCTTTTCTACAGGAGTTGGAAGCACTGATTTAGGGGCAGTGATGTTGACAGGAGAGATTTGGCTGAAAGTCCCAGCTAGTACTAGACTTATTTATAAGGGCAATCTGCCTAAATGGGTGATGGGTAAGGATTTAATACTTCATACCATAGGTGATATAGGAGTGGAAGGGGCCCTTTATAAGGCCATGGAATTTGGGGGTGAAGCCATCAGTCAACTCTCTATGGATAGCAGGTTTACCATGGCTAATATGGCTATTGAGGCAGGGGCAAAAAATGGTATTTTTATTCCCGATGAAAAAACAGAAAACTATATTAGGTCACGAGCTCAAAGGAAATATTATATTTATCAAAATGATGAAGATGCTAATTATGTTTCAGTGAAAGAATATAATATAAGCAATTTAGAACCCCAAATTGCTCTACCTCATTCTCCAGGAAATGTAAGAGGTATTTCTGAGATTGGAGAAATTAAAATTGACCAGGTGGTTATAGGCTCCTGTACTAATGGAAGGATAGAAGATTTGCAAGTGGCTGCCTCTTTGTTAAGGGGGCATAAAATAGCCAAGGGAGTGAGGTGTATTGTTATTCCTGCTACACAGATGGTCTATTTAGAGGCTTTACGTCAAGGCATTATAGAAATATTTATTAAAGCCGGTGCAGCAGTAAGCACTCCCACTTGTGGTCCTTGTTTGGGTGGACATATGGGAGTATTGGCTCCAGGTGAAAAGGCTATTTCCACCACTAATAGAAACTTTATTGGCCGTATGGGACATCCACAGAGCGAGGTGTATTTGAGCAATCCTGCTGTAGCTGCCGCCTCTGCTATTGCTGGTAAGATTATTAGTCCTGAAGAAATAGAATAA
- the pssA gene encoding CDP-diacylglycerol--serine O-phosphatidyltransferase: MKEKKGVYILPNILTTATLLAGFYAIIASLNSDWKMAVIAIIIAGFLDGLDGRIARLTGTVSGFGIEYDSLADLVAFGVAPSILIFTYALKPLGRWGWLAAFLYLACGALRLARFNTQVKNASLRYFIGLPIPAAAGVLALSVVNTAEYGFLVKHTQYFLLGLTYLLSFLMVSTFHYQSFKDWEWVKHKPFRASVGALLILVIVMSHPFLILWCFSLIYAASGPAFFLAYLTRRGKLKMHQEERSKSA, translated from the coding sequence ATGAAAGAAAAAAAAGGAGTATACATTTTACCAAATATTCTCACTACTGCTACTTTACTTGCAGGTTTTTATGCCATAATTGCTTCACTAAATAGTGATTGGAAAATGGCCGTTATTGCCATTATAATAGCAGGTTTTCTAGATGGCTTAGATGGAAGAATAGCTAGACTTACTGGCACGGTCAGCGGTTTTGGAATTGAATATGATTCTTTAGCAGATTTGGTGGCCTTTGGCGTAGCTCCTTCTATTCTCATATTTACTTATGCTTTAAAACCATTGGGAAGGTGGGGATGGTTGGCTGCTTTTCTTTATTTGGCATGTGGGGCATTGCGTTTGGCCCGCTTTAATACTCAAGTAAAAAATGCAAGTTTACGTTACTTTATTGGTCTTCCTATTCCAGCTGCTGCCGGAGTGTTGGCTTTAAGTGTTGTCAATACCGCAGAATATGGTTTTCTTGTTAAACATACCCAATATTTTCTCCTGGGTCTCACTTATCTTCTATCATTTTTAATGGTAAGCACTTTCCATTATCAAAGTTTCAAAGATTGGGAATGGGTTAAACATAAGCCATTCCGGGCTTCAGTAGGAGCACTCCTAATTTTAGTAATCGTTATGAGTCACCCATTTTTAATTCTATGGTGCTTTTCACTCATTTATGCAGCTTCCGGTCCTGCTTTCTTTCTAGCCTATCTTACCAGAAGAGGAAAGCTAAAGATGCATCAGGAAGAAAGGAGTAAATCGGCATGA
- a CDS encoding phosphatidylserine decarboxylase family protein, producing MHKSGWPLVISAGIVSFFLFLWRWYIVAIGGGILTAFLAYFFRDPERNITENEKAIVSPADGQVVFLDSSLFGKDKMKKVSIFMSLFDVHVNRVPFDGEVKKIEYKKGKFLPAYKKEASNCNESNTIFFSTPTGETFIVVQIAGILARRILCGLKLGQSVKKGERFGIICFGSKVDLYLPQRVILKPLLGKKVKAGETILGYWS from the coding sequence ATGCATAAATCAGGCTGGCCTTTAGTAATAAGTGCAGGAATAGTATCTTTTTTTCTTTTTTTATGGCGATGGTATATAGTAGCTATAGGAGGAGGAATCTTAACTGCTTTCTTGGCATATTTTTTCCGAGACCCTGAAAGAAATATAACTGAAAATGAAAAAGCCATAGTTTCTCCGGCAGATGGTCAGGTGGTATTTCTAGACTCGTCTCTTTTTGGCAAAGATAAAATGAAGAAAGTAAGTATTTTTATGTCTTTATTTGATGTTCATGTTAATCGTGTTCCCTTTGATGGAGAGGTTAAAAAAATTGAATATAAAAAGGGTAAATTCTTACCTGCTTATAAAAAAGAAGCCAGCAATTGCAATGAATCCAACACTATTTTTTTTTCTACACCTACAGGAGAAACTTTTATAGTAGTCCAAATTGCCGGTATATTGGCCCGACGAATTTTATGTGGTTTAAAATTGGGTCAATCAGTGAAAAAGGGTGAGAGATTTGGGATTATCTGTTTTGGTTCAAAAGTAGATTTATATTTGCCGCAGAGGGTCATTTTAAAACCCCTTTTAGGCAAAAAAGTAAAGGCAGGTGAAACTATTTTGGGGTATTGGTCATGA
- the ilvC gene encoding ketol-acid reductoisomerase, whose translation MKVYYDTDVDLDVLKDTAIAVIGYGSQGHAHALNLRESGLNVIVGQRPGGPNYQKALEQGFKPVSAAEAAKEAQLIAILTQDQTQPELYKKEIEPNLKEGKALLFAHGFNIHFNQIIPPAYVDVIMVAPKGPGHLVRRMYEKGAGVPALVAVHQDASGKAKERALAYAKGIGATRAGVLETTFKEETETDLFGEQVALCGGITSLMQTAFETLVEAGYQPEIAYFECIHEMKLIIDLIYEGGFKHMRYSISDTAEYGDYTRGPRVINENTRQEMKKILKDIQTGVFAREWILENKAGRPVFNALKRKAEEHLLEKVGAKLRNMMSWLKENN comes from the coding sequence ATGAAGGTTTATTATGATACGGATGTGGACTTGGATGTTTTGAAAGACACAGCCATTGCGGTTATTGGGTACGGAAGTCAAGGACATGCTCATGCCCTGAATTTGAGGGAGAGTGGTTTAAATGTGATTGTAGGGCAGAGGCCAGGGGGGCCTAATTATCAAAAAGCTTTGGAACAGGGTTTTAAACCAGTTTCTGCAGCAGAAGCGGCCAAAGAGGCCCAATTGATTGCTATACTTACCCAGGATCAAACTCAGCCTGAACTTTATAAAAAGGAAATAGAGCCCAATTTAAAAGAGGGGAAAGCCCTTCTTTTTGCCCATGGTTTTAATATCCACTTTAACCAAATAATACCTCCAGCTTATGTAGATGTAATTATGGTTGCGCCTAAAGGCCCAGGACACCTGGTGCGCCGCATGTATGAAAAGGGTGCTGGGGTGCCGGCTTTAGTGGCTGTTCACCAAGATGCTTCTGGTAAGGCAAAAGAGCGGGCATTGGCCTATGCTAAGGGTATTGGAGCAACCCGTGCAGGGGTATTGGAGACTACTTTTAAAGAGGAAACAGAGACAGATTTATTTGGTGAACAAGTGGCCTTATGTGGAGGTATAACCAGTTTAATGCAAACAGCCTTTGAAACTTTAGTAGAAGCAGGTTACCAACCAGAAATTGCCTATTTTGAGTGTATCCATGAAATGAAACTCATTATTGATTTAATCTATGAAGGTGGTTTTAAACACATGCGTTATTCAATTAGTGATACCGCTGAGTATGGCGATTATACCAGAGGCCCCAGGGTTATAAATGAAAACACCCGTCAGGAGATGAAAAAAATCCTTAAGGATATCCAAACCGGCGTTTTTGCCAGGGAATGGATTTTAGAAAATAAGGCAGGAAGACCTGTATTTAATGCCTTAAAACGCAAAGCAGAGGAACATTTATTAGAAAAAGTAGGCGCTAAATTGCGTAATATGATGTCCTGGCTAAAGGAGAATAACTAA